A genomic segment from Oligoflexia bacterium encodes:
- a CDS encoding Rrf2 family transcriptional regulator, whose product MRITNFTDYALRTLMYLAVHQDRLCTGKEIANFYEISLNHIVKIVHRLATEGYIETHEKSTQLLWGAFGM is encoded by the coding sequence ATGAGAATTACAAATTTTACAGATTATGCTCTTCGCACCTTGATGTACCTTGCAGTCCATCAAGATCGACTCTGCACTGGAAAGGAAATTGCTAATTTCTATGAAATATCTCTTAACCATATTGTAAAAATAGTTCATCGTCTAGCTACCGAGGGGTACATCGAGACACATGAAAAAAGTACCCAGTTACTTTGGGGAGCTTTCGGTATGTAA